The following coding sequences are from one Litorilinea aerophila window:
- the rplQ gene encoding 50S ribosomal protein L17, which produces MRHRVAGRILGRDSGHRKALFRNLIRELYIHERIVTTEAKARAIRADAEKLITKAKRGLAEGGNRVHAQRQVVAYLNDKGVATKLFNELAPRYQNRNGGYTRIIKLGKRQGDAADMAIIELVEAAE; this is translated from the coding sequence ATGCGACATCGAGTAGCAGGACGAATTCTCGGCCGCGATAGCGGCCACCGCAAAGCGCTCTTTCGCAACCTGATTCGAGAGCTCTACATTCATGAGCGGATCGTGACCACAGAGGCCAAAGCCCGGGCCATCCGCGCCGATGCGGAAAAGCTGATCACCAAGGCCAAGCGGGGCCTGGCCGAGGGCGGCAACCGGGTCCACGCCCAACGTCAGGTGGTGGCCTATCTCAACGACAAGGGGGTGGCCACCAAGCTCTTCAACGAGCTGGCCCCCCGCTATCAGAACCGCAACGGCGGCTATACCCGCATCATCAAACTGGGCAAGCGCCAGGGCGACGCTGCGGATATGGCCATCATCGAGCTGGTGGAAGCGGCGGAATAG
- the truA gene encoding tRNA pseudouridine(38-40) synthase TruA: protein MVDAIPTLYACALVAYDGTAYHGFQYQVGVPTIQGTLEEALQRFAEPVSRVVGAGRTDAGVHASGQVVAVRVRWRHSLESLLQAWNAHLPADISVRGLVQVPEGFHPRFSAVARTYRYWVYVDGTPATLPRPRRSPLTDRYALFEPRPLDVDRMNQAAALLRGQHDFATFGQPTQGDSTVRRVDQAEWQVVETNLTPLDPFPGQHLVFTVTANGFLRQMVRALVGALLEVGRGRWSLEMLESALQARDRSQAPPPASPAGLVLERVHYPPGLAPFDGGDGSVPGGARPA, encoded by the coding sequence GTGGTCGACGCCATTCCAACCCTGTACGCCTGTGCCCTGGTGGCGTATGACGGCACGGCCTACCACGGCTTCCAGTACCAGGTGGGCGTGCCCACCATCCAGGGAACGTTGGAGGAGGCCCTGCAGCGCTTCGCCGAACCGGTGAGCCGGGTGGTCGGCGCCGGCCGCACCGATGCTGGCGTCCATGCCAGCGGCCAGGTGGTGGCGGTTCGGGTGCGCTGGCGCCATAGCCTGGAAAGCTTGTTGCAGGCCTGGAATGCCCATCTGCCGGCGGATATCAGCGTGCGTGGATTGGTCCAGGTGCCCGAGGGGTTTCATCCTCGCTTCAGCGCCGTTGCCCGGACCTACCGGTACTGGGTCTACGTGGATGGAACACCGGCCACCCTGCCCCGGCCTCGTCGGTCGCCGCTGACCGACCGCTATGCCCTGTTTGAGCCGCGGCCATTGGATGTGGATCGTATGAATCAGGCCGCGGCACTGTTGCGGGGGCAGCACGATTTCGCCACCTTTGGCCAGCCAACCCAGGGGGACAGCACGGTGCGCCGGGTGGACCAGGCCGAGTGGCAGGTGGTGGAGACCAACTTGACGCCGCTGGACCCCTTTCCCGGGCAGCACCTGGTCTTTACGGTCACCGCCAATGGCTTCCTGCGGCAGATGGTCCGAGCCCTGGTGGGCGCCCTGTTGGAGGTGGGCCGGGGCCGTTGGAGCCTGGAGATGTTGGAGTCCGCCCTCCAGGCCCGGGACCGCAGCCAGGCACCGCCGCCCGCATCGCCGGCCGGCCTGGTCCTGGAGCGAGTGCACTATCCGCCCGGGTTAGCTCCTTTTGATGGAGGGGACGGCAGCGTACCCGGAGGGGCCCGGCCGGCATAA
- the rplM gene encoding 50S ribosomal protein L13: MKTYSPSAEEAKSSREWWVVDATGKTLGRLASEIAKVLRGKHKPTYSPHVDGGDFVIVINCEKIVVTGNKLDTVRYYRHSRYPGGLKSRTMREQLQRFPERVLYAAVKGMMPKTRLGRAQMKKLRIYAGSEHPHAAQQPKVLEI; this comes from the coding sequence GTGAAGACATACAGCCCAAGCGCCGAAGAGGCCAAAAGCAGCCGTGAGTGGTGGGTGGTGGATGCCACGGGCAAGACCTTGGGGCGTCTGGCGTCAGAGATTGCAAAAGTTTTGCGAGGCAAACACAAGCCGACCTATAGCCCCCATGTGGACGGTGGCGATTTTGTGATCGTCATCAACTGCGAAAAAATCGTGGTAACGGGCAATAAACTGGACACCGTGCGCTACTATCGCCATTCTCGCTATCCCGGCGGCTTGAAGAGCCGGACCATGCGGGAACAGCTTCAGCGCTTCCCAGAGCGGGTGCTTTACGCCGCGGTCAAGGGCATGATGCCCAAGACGCGCCTGGGACGGGCCCAGATGAAGAAGCTGCGCATCTATGCCGGCAGTGAGCATCCCCACGCGGCCCAGCAGCCGAAAGTCCTGGAAATCTAG
- the rpsI gene encoding 30S ribosomal protein S9, which yields MAQYIEAVGRRKTATARVRLYPGNGEIVVNEKPLEEYFGRALDRMILRQPLALTGTENAYNISVRVRGGGESGQANAVRHGIARALVEADPNMRPVLKAAGFLTRDARAKERKKPGLKRARKAPQYTKR from the coding sequence ATGGCTCAATATATTGAGGCAGTCGGTCGCCGCAAGACCGCTACGGCACGGGTGCGGCTCTATCCCGGCAACGGTGAAATTGTGGTTAACGAAAAGCCGTTGGAAGAGTACTTTGGTCGGGCCCTGGATCGCATGATCCTGCGCCAGCCCCTGGCCCTGACCGGCACCGAGAACGCCTACAACATCAGCGTACGGGTGCGGGGCGGCGGTGAATCCGGCCAGGCCAATGCAGTGCGCCATGGTATTGCCCGGGCCCTGGTGGAGGCCGACCCCAACATGCGGCCTGTGCTCAAAGCGGCGGGTTTTCTCACCCGGGATGCCCGGGCCAAGGAACGCAAGAAGCCCGGCCTCAAGCGAGCCCGTAAGGCGCCGCAGTACACCAAGCGCTAG
- a CDS encoding MogA/MoaB family molybdenum cofactor biosynthesis protein — MRAIRAGILFVPEIDDQASQAVRALLHQAVPHLFIVAETSAANQRYWLEDLLQRWCDEEEMDLILTIGGTLPAPGPSSREVVPDATAAVLERDLPGLAEAMRAHAAPDVPLAWLHRGRVGIRGRTLILNLPGGAGAAARCLEGVAKLLAPTLDYLWDESPAPRLPSSSADVPTSARRKGRADRQSSGLDPAEFAAFLKRSGRKDDDPAG; from the coding sequence ATGCGAGCCATCCGAGCCGGCATCCTGTTTGTGCCCGAGATTGATGACCAGGCCAGCCAGGCCGTGCGCGCCCTGCTCCATCAGGCCGTTCCCCATCTGTTTATCGTGGCGGAGACCAGCGCGGCCAACCAGCGGTACTGGCTGGAAGATTTACTGCAGCGCTGGTGCGATGAAGAGGAGATGGACCTGATCCTGACCATCGGCGGGACCCTGCCGGCGCCGGGCCCCAGCAGCCGGGAAGTGGTGCCCGATGCAACCGCTGCGGTGCTGGAGCGGGATCTGCCCGGCCTGGCCGAGGCCATGCGCGCCCATGCGGCCCCAGACGTACCGCTGGCATGGCTTCATCGGGGCAGGGTTGGCATCCGCGGGCGAACCCTGATCCTCAATCTGCCCGGTGGGGCAGGAGCAGCCGCCCGCTGCCTGGAAGGAGTGGCCAAGCTGCTGGCGCCTACCCTGGACTATCTGTGGGACGAGTCCCCTGCGCCTCGCCTGCCATCCTCTTCCGCTGATGTTCCCACCTCCGCCCGCCGGAAAGGGCGGGCAGACCGCCAATCCTCGGGTCTGGACCCCGCCGAGTTCGCCGCCTTCCTGAAGCGCTCTGGGCGGAAGGACGACGACCCGGCTGGGTGA